A stretch of DNA from Spirosoma endbachense:
CCATGACGTCGTAGATCCGGTCAACGCCAAACGAAATACCCACACCCGACAGACCCGGCATGCCGAATGCACCCGTCAGGTTGTCGTAGCGGCCGCCCCCGCTAACACTCCCAATGGAAACGCCGTTGGCCTTAACTTCAAAAATAGCACCGGTATAATAAGATAGACCGCGCGCCAATGTCGGATCAATTTCAACCCGAGAATCAGTCAGCCCATACTGATCCACCAATTGAAGGGTCTGCTCCAGTTCTCTTGTTCCCTGACTAGCCGTTTCCGACGTCGAAAGCCATGTTTTCAGTTGGTTTATCACCAGCAATACTTCCTGGCCACCCAACTCAAACATCGGATCGAGCTTTACAATCGATTCCTCCGAAAAACCACGCTCGCGCAATTCATCAAGGACTTTTTCTTTTCCGATCTTATCTAATTTATCGATCGCTACACTTAACAATCCTTCTTTGCCCGGTGCTCCAATTACCTCAGCAATACCAGCCAGAATTTTGCGATTGTTGATCTTTAATGTAAAATCGGCAACACCCAGGTTCCGGAAAACCTCATGGATCATCAATACAATTTCGGCCTCACAAAGCAACGAATCCGTACCCACCACATCGGCGTCGCACTGATAAAACTCCCGATAACGTCCTTTCTGCGGCCGATCGGCCCGCCAGACGGCTTGCATCTGATAGCGTTTAAACGGTAATGCCAAATTAGTGCGGTTCATGACCACATATCGGGCAAAAGGAACCGTCAGATCATAGCGAAGCCCTTTTTCGGCAATTTTTGGCGTCAATTTTTTCGAACCATCCTGTAAGTCAGCTTCGGTCAGATTAGCGGCAAAATCGCCGGAGTTGAGTATCTTGAAGAGAAGCTGATCGCCTTCGTCGCCGTACTTGCCGGTCAGCACCGACAGGTTTTCCATGGATGGCGTTTCGAGCGGCAAAAAGCCAAAACGTTTGAAGGTCTGTCGAATGGTATCGAATATAAACAGCCGTTTGCTCATCTGCTCCGGCCCAAAGTCACGCGTTCCTTTAACAAGTGATGGTTTCATCCCGCAAAATTACGGATGAGGGCGGAATAAAATGAGTTTGATTTAGGAAAGCCCGTAGCTACGTTCCTGTAGCGTTTCTGATTGCATCTATTTATGCGCGTTGGTCAAACGAAAAATGCAGTCGGGTACTGCTTATCGTACACTAAATACACGCTCAACGAACGAACGGGATTTTACCGGGAGGTCCATACGAGTCACGTCGCGATCGAAAGGGCGGTTCAGATTATTGCCCGCCAGATCTTCCAGTCGTCCCTCTATTCGTAATCGGTACTGGCCAGCCCTCCACGGTTCTGCGGGCTTAAATTGGGCTCGTTTTTCTTCATCGTCGGGTTGCCACGTACCTGAAATTGGTTTCCCATTTTCGCCAGAGACATGTAGGGTTTCGATCAGGAGACTATAATCGAGAGCCTCTCCGAACGTGACTTCCAGCGGTTGCACACTTCCCAATTGGGGCTGATTGATGGTCCACTGGGCCGGATTGGGAGAAAGGCTATCCCGTTGAACAGTTAAAAATGATTTTGTTGCTGTTTTCCCCAAAACCGCTCCCTGCTGATCGGGCCAATCCGAAGAAACAACCAGTTGATAGTGAACGGACGCTTGCAAAGGGGCACCTAATCGTTTGTTAGGCTGCAAATCACGTTTGATTCGGCCGGGGTCCAGCCAAAGTGTAAGAACGGTTCGGTCGGCGTTCCAGAGTTCAGGCTGGAGATTAAGAAATACGCCGGGCAAGGTATCGGTGTTATTTTTCAGGATGGCAACATACTTCTGCGATTGTCCTTCCTGCATAGGTCGGGAAAAATGCAGGTAGATTTTCAGCAAGTTATCCGGCAGTGAATCCTGAGAAGGATAAATAGCCAGTAAAGCAGGATTGTCACCCGTCGCCAGAGAAGGGATAGTGAGATTGCTCAGCCGTTTATTGCGTAGCCAAACGGTATAGCTCAGGCCACGGGTAAATGGTATAAGCGGCTGAAAAACAATATCGTCGCCAACCCGTTTGTACTTACCCAAAATGGCCGTCTCTTTATTGGCCAGCCGCACCGATAGCAATTGTGACAGCGAATCCACCGAAACAGATTCAACAAGTTGTTGAGGAATAACCAGTCCGGTAGCCCGTTTGCCATCCCAACGGATCGCAATTCCGGTATCTCCCGACTGTTGACAACCCGACAGCAGACAGAATGCAAAAAAAATCAGGCCACACAACGCGTGTAACCTGATCATGTAGTGCCATCTATGCCTATAATAACCAATCATTGGAAGTCCAAAGATCAAGATTACCGTTTGATCGACGCTGTAGTAAGATCATTCGTGTATCATCCAGTTTGTCGAGCTGGATCACATTGGTCAAGGGAAGCGATACAAAATCCACCCCGGCGGTAGCAAAATTTTCAACTACGGGCGTCGTCAATGAGCCCTGGTAGGCTTCGATATTCTTGTATCGTACCTTAAATACCGGCCGACTAGAGTTGGCCATGATCAGGAAGGATTCATTGCCTTTTTTCAGGGTGATAATATCCAGGGGCTGGTTGCCGCTGCCCATTTCAGCAACGGTTCTACCTTTTACATGGCTTCCGGCCTTTAATTCGTCGAGCGGAAACAACACCAATGGCGTACAGGTGTAGCTGGCCAACAGGTATTTTTTGCCCTTTATTTCGGTCGTTGTGAATGTCTTGATCGGTGCCATCGTTTCATATTTGCCGTGGGCAGCATGGTAGATTTCGAGTGATGCCTGGTCCTGGGCGTTTGTAAACGGAAACGGAATGCTACGAAACGTAGATCCGAACTCCTGATTCGACAACCCGCTGACCATCACTTTCCCGTCGGCATATCCCATGTCGGAAATGGCGGCAACCCGTAATGATTCACCCCGCTTATCTTTAGCATCTTCGGCAGGAACGTTCGTTAGTGCCAGTGTTGAAAACGGAATGGCGTCCAGCGAAACGGCGGAGATTTTATCGCCCTCAATCCGGAGCAAAACGGGCGTACCATCACTGTGTTGTACGGCACAATAGACGTTCTTCGACTTTGGATTGACAGCAATGTCCTGAATCGTAATGTTTTTCACTTCGGTCCCTAAAAGGGCGGCAATCTTCTGATCAATATTTTTAATATCGATCGGATTAGGCTTTTCGACCAGGGCGGCATCTTTGGTATCGATGGCAAAAACCGTAGCGCTTTTCCCATCACCAATAAACAGAACCCCGTCGGGGCCGAATGTCAGTGCATTGATTGATTTAATGCCGGGTGTTCCGATTACGAACCCATACTGATTACGGGTGGAGCGGGTAGTGGTAGCTAGTAATAGCAGCCCAACTAAGCCTACTGCCAGTACGGAATATATTTTTTTCATGTTTGTAAAGGTTAGTTTCTTATAACTACGTTGATAATGGGTTTACTGCGTGAATATAAGCAGATTAGCTCACGTTTCTACGCATCTTAATTGAGTTCAAAGGCTTTTCTTAGGCTAAAGCAAAAACCCTGGCTTGACGCAACGCAAACCAGGGCGACACCAGAATTAGTAAGGTGTTATTACTTTTCGGCTACTGCGCTATCCTGTTTGGCGAATTCGCCGTTAACCTTAATTTCTACCTCATCGCTGACAACCACAACCGGGATTGTGCCCACGCTAAAATCGGAACGTTTCAGTGTGCTGTTAATTTTAAAACCGGCTTTTTCCTGCTCTTTGCCACCCATGCCTTTCATCATAACGGGGCCAGTCATGGTTGCATCCAGCGTAATGGGTTTCGTTACACCATGCATGGTCAGGTCACCGGTTATTTTATATTTCTTACCCTCTACTTTCTTGAATGATGTGCTCTTGAAGGTCAGAGTCGGAAATTTGGCAGCATCGAAAAAATCGGGGCTTTTCAGGTGATTATCCCGGCGCTCGTTGTCGGTGCTGATGCTGTTCACATCGGCCGTAAACTCAAAAACGGCATCGGATAAATCGGGCTTGGCAGCGGTAATTTTGGCATCAAACGTTTTAAAATTACCGTCTACTTCCGCTAATAAATTGTGGGTCACCGTAAACCCTGCCCGAGAGTGGGCTTTATCGACCGACCAGGTTTGGGCATTGGCTGCGGATAAAGTAAACAGGCTGATAATGGTTACTGCGAGTGATTTCATTTGTGTACAGGTTTTATGGTAAAAGTGAATCGGCATTAATCAGATTTTTGCTCAGTTCAGCACCGTGCCACGGTTTCTGATCACAGGCAGTGTAACCGTGGCACGGTGCTGAACTGAGCAAAATCATCTATGAATTGAACTAGAGAATACTATGTAGGCTGATTAGCTTATTTGGGGCGATTGCCAGCCGGTGCTGCTGGTTGCTGACCACCTCCATCACCTTCGCCTTTCACGTCGTCGTTGCTCACAGAGCGGGATTTCCGCCGGGGCTCTTCGAAGGTCATTTTGCCAATTCGGTAATTGAACGTAATCTTTATGTTCTGGTTGTAGAGGTGGGTAACGTTTACCTGAGAAAGCAGTGGAGAGTTCAGGTTGGTACGCATTGTTACGCCATTTCCGATAAAATTCTCTGCCGCCAGCCCGATACTGCCCCGCTTATTAGCTAGGTCTTTTCGAACACCCAG
This window harbors:
- the hisS gene encoding histidine--tRNA ligase, producing the protein MKPSLVKGTRDFGPEQMSKRLFIFDTIRQTFKRFGFLPLETPSMENLSVLTGKYGDEGDQLLFKILNSGDFAANLTEADLQDGSKKLTPKIAEKGLRYDLTVPFARYVVMNRTNLALPFKRYQMQAVWRADRPQKGRYREFYQCDADVVGTDSLLCEAEIVLMIHEVFRNLGVADFTLKINNRKILAGIAEVIGAPGKEGLLSVAIDKLDKIGKEKVLDELRERGFSEESIVKLDPMFELGGQEVLLVINQLKTWLSTSETASQGTRELEQTLQLVDQYGLTDSRVEIDPTLARGLSYYTGAIFEVKANGVSIGSVSGGGRYDNLTGAFGMPGLSGVGISFGVDRIYDVMDELNLFPASAGQGTQVLIVPFDEAARSVALPLLNKLRRADIAAEAYPDLAKVKKMLDYANAKAIPYVILIGSEEVQTGLLSIKNMVTGEQQKISADAVVEHVSK
- a CDS encoding Ig-like domain-containing protein: MIRLHALCGLIFFAFCLLSGCQQSGDTGIAIRWDGKRATGLVIPQQLVESVSVDSLSQLLSVRLANKETAILGKYKRVGDDIVFQPLIPFTRGLSYTVWLRNKRLSNLTIPSLATGDNPALLAIYPSQDSLPDNLLKIYLHFSRPMQEGQSQKYVAILKNNTDTLPGVFLNLQPELWNADRTVLTLWLDPGRIKRDLQPNKRLGAPLQASVHYQLVVSSDWPDQQGAVLGKTATKSFLTVQRDSLSPNPAQWTINQPQLGSVQPLEVTFGEALDYSLLIETLHVSGENGKPISGTWQPDDEEKRAQFKPAEPWRAGQYRLRIEGRLEDLAGNNLNRPFDRDVTRMDLPVKSRSFVERVFSVR
- a CDS encoding YceI family protein, translated to MKSLAVTIISLFTLSAANAQTWSVDKAHSRAGFTVTHNLLAEVDGNFKTFDAKITAAKPDLSDAVFEFTADVNSISTDNERRDNHLKSPDFFDAAKFPTLTFKSTSFKKVEGKKYKITGDLTMHGVTKPITLDATMTGPVMMKGMGGKEQEKAGFKINSTLKRSDFSVGTIPVVVVSDEVEIKVNGEFAKQDSAVAEK